A window of Gemmatimonadales bacterium genomic DNA:
TTGCCGAGCACCGCCGTCTTGCCGACCGGGATGCCGACGTGCGTCTCGAAGGAGCCGCCTTGGCGATACATGGTCAGCCTGACGCTCAGGCCGACCACGGTGCTGTCGCCGGTGCCGGCGACCCGGTCGAGGAGCGTCTCGAGATGGTAGGGGCCGCCGCTGCCGGCCAGCGTCTGCTCGCTGCGCGAGTTGCTGGCCGCGGTCACGACGCCTTCGGCCACCAGCGCGTAGCCCTTGAAGCGGAACAGCGAGCGGAGTGCGGCCTCGACGTCGCGGATGCTGGAGTCGGCCCGCGCCGCGCCGTCGGCCCGGATGACCTTGAAGGTCAGCCGCACGCTCGGCTGCGGCCGATCGAACTGCGCCAGCACGCGGCCGATGCGATCGAGATTGTCCGGTGTCTCGCGCACCGTCAGCGTGCTCTGGCTGATGCTGATGGCCCCCTGGGCGCCGGGGCGGTCCTGGTACACGTAGGGCTGGACGATCTTCTGCACCTCGTCGCTCGACAGGTAGTGCAGGGCGAAGGTGCGGGTCTCGAGCCGCGTGGGCGACCGGCCGCACGCCGAGAGGAGCGGAAGCAGAACCAGGAGCGCGAACGAAGCACGCGCCTTCATGACGACCTCCGTGAGGTGAGATACCAGACGACCACGATGTTGGAATCGGCGGGCTGGAGCACGACGAGGCTCTGCGCGGGCGACGCGGTCACCGAGAAACCGACCGGCGCCGCGGGTCCGACGGCCGGCAGCGAAGGTCTCGACACCTGCCGGGCCGGCAGCAGGAGGATGCCGGCCGCCGCCGCCGCCGCGGCCAGCGTCCCGAACCCGATCCGTCGCACCGTGGCGCGGCGCCGGGCGGCGGCCACGGCCCGGGCGACGGCGGCGGACTCCTCCAGCGTCGGCCGCACGGCCGCCAGGCGCCGCGCCAGCGCGCCTTCCACGCCGACGATCCGGGCCGCGGCCCTCCGGCACGCGGTGCAGGTCTCGAGGTGGGCCGCCAGCTCGGAGCCGGCGCCCGGCGCCAGGTCGGCCAGGTCCGCCTCGAGCAGCAGGTCTCGCGCTTCCCGACAATTCATCGTCCCTCCTCGGCGGCCAGCTCCGGCCAGCGTTCCAGAATGCCGGCCCGCACGGCCCGGCGGGCGTGGAACAGGTGCACTCTCGCGGTGACGGGGCTCGTCCCCAGCCGCTCGGCGATCTCCGCCACGGTGCAGCCCTCGAGATCCGCGAGGTGGAACACCTCCCGCTGGCGGCGGGGCAGGCTCCGCATCAGCCCCTCGGCGAAGGCGGCGACTCGCGCGGCGTGGACCCGATCCGCCGGGTCGTCGGTGGTCACGGGCTCCGCCTCCGCCTCCCTGGTCGCGGCCTCGGCCAGCCGGCGCCGGCTCCCGAGCCGGCGGCGCAGGTTCGACGCCTCGTTGCGGGTCACCTGGAAGAGCCAGGTGGTGAAGCGCGAGCGCCCGGCGAACCGGTGCAGGGAGCCGTGCAGCCGGATCAGGACCTCCTGCGTGACGTCCTCGGCGTCCGCGGCCTCGCCCGTCTGGACGAGGGCCCACTGGAACACCGTTCCGCGGCATCGCCCGAGCAGCTGCTCGAGAGCGCCCGCGTCGCCTCGCCGCGCCCTCGGGACCAGGTCGGCGGCCGCTGCTTCCAGGCTGCTGGCTTCGCTCACCGCCGCTCCGGTGCTCCCACTGCAGGTGAGACGTTGCGGATCGAAACCGCGTTTAGCGGTGTAGGGCCGTTCGGCCTATTGTTCAATGCCCATCCCAAGGAGCCCGGTCAACATGCGAACCCACGTGCTCGCGACGGTCTCGCTGCTGCTGGGCGCGGCCGCCGCGCCGGCCCTCGCCCAGTCCTACCACGTCACGCACACCTACACGCTCGGTGGCGACGGCGGCTGGGACTACCTCGCCCTCGACACCGCCGGCCACCGGCTGTTCATCGCCCGGCAGGACCGGGTGATGGTGGTCAACCCGGAGACGGGTGCCCTCCTGGGCGAGATCCCCGGGCTCAATCGCGCGCACGGCGTGGCGTTCGACTACGCGACCGGCCACGGCTTCGCGACCTCCGGCGCGGACAGCACGGTCACGATGTTCGACCTCAAGACCCTGGCCGTGCTGGGGCGGACGGTCGCCGCGATCGACGACGACGGCGTCCTGTTCGACCCCGCCACCGGGCACGTCTTCACGATGAACGGCGACGCGGGTAGCGAGACGGCGATCGACGGCGCCACGGGACAGCGCCTCGGCAGCGTGGACCTCGGCGGCAAGCCCGAGTTCGGCGTGAGCGCGGGCGACGGGATGCTGTACGTCAACCTCGAGGACAAGAGCGAGGTGGCCGAGGTGGACGCGCGCGCGATGCGCGTCACGCGGCACTGGTCCATCCGTCCCTGCGAGGGGCCCAGCGGCCTCGCCGTCGACCGCGAGCACCACCTGCTGTTCAGCGGCTGCCGCAGCGGCGTGATGGGCGTCTCCGACGCGCGGGCCGGCAGGTTGATCACCACCGTGCCGATCGGCCGCGGCGTGGACGCGTGCCGGTTCGACGCCGCGAGGCGCCTCGCCTTCGCGTCCAACGGCGACGGCACCATCACGGTGATCCGCGAGGACTCGCCGACCGCGTTCAGCGTGGCGGCGAACGTCTCCACCAAGGCCGGCGCGCGCACCATGGAGCTGGACGAGGCGACAGGCCGCCTCTACACCGTCACCGCGGACTTCGGCCCCGCGCCCGCCCCCACGCCGGAGCGCCCGCGCCCCCGGCCGCCGGTGCTGCCGGGCACGTTCGCGCTGCTGGTGCTCGAGCCGTGACGCGCGGACCGGCCCTCGTCGCCGTCCTCGCGCTCGTCCTGCTTCCCGGCGGGCTGGCGGCGCAGCGCCCGGAGCTGGCGCCCCTGGGTGCGTTCCTCGGCAGGTGGCGCAGCGTCGGCGAGTCGCACGCGACCAGGTTCTCCACGGCGGGCCGCTCGGAGGCGGATCTCGAGTGCGTGTGGTCGGCCGGGTTCCGGTTCCTCGCCTGCGACCAGCAGATCCTCTCGGGCGGCGACTCGATCGAGCAGCTCAGCGCCTACGGGCCGGCGGACTCGGGCCGGTTCGTCCTCTACGCCGTGACGCCGGGCGGGCGGCCCGCCTACTCCGCACGGGTCACCATCGCCGGGCATACGTGGACCTACGAGAACCCGAACGCGCCCGCGACCGGCACGCGCTGGCGCACGATCAACGAGTGGGTGAGTCCCGGCGAGATGCACTGGCGCGCCCAGTTCTCCGAGGACGGCGAGCACTGGACCACGACCAACGAGGGTGTGACGACGAAAGTCGGGTAGCCGGCGGTGCCGTACGGGTGGCTGGCGGACCTGGTGCTGGCGGCGCACCTCGCGTTCGTGGGGTTCGTCGTGGCGGGCGGGCTGCTGGTCCTCCGGCGACCCACGCTCGCCTGGGTTCACCTGCCGTGTACGGCCTGGGCCGTGGTCGTCGAGTTCGCCGGCATCGTCTGTCCGCTGACGCCGCTCGAAGTCCGGCTGCGGATGTCGGGCGGCGAAGCCGGCTACGCGGGCGACTTCGTCGGCCACTACGTCACGGCCCTGCTGTACCCCGCGGGTCTCACCAGGGGGTTGCAGGTGGCGCTCGGTGGCATCGTCCTCCTCCTCAACGTCGCGGTCTACGGACTGCTGCTCGCCCGGCGGCGCCGTGCCCCGGCCCGCGTGCACGCGGAGGCGCAGTCGTCGGCCCAAGACCGGGGTCCCGGCGACCGCGGACTGGCCTGAGCGAGCAATTCCCATCAGATTGCTCCGGTTAGCTGCACGCTGAGGAGCGTCCTTGGCCGCACCGCTGCGCCGCGCCCCGGAGCCCGCGCCGGCACCCGCCGACGCGCTCGAAGCCTACTTCGAGCCGTTCCGCGCCAACACGATCGGTCACGACCAGGTGTTCCGCTCGCCCTACGGTGAGCAGCGGATCGTGTACGCGGACTGGACGGCGAGCGGCCGGCTGTACGGGCCGATCGAACGGCGGCTGCTCGAGGACTTCGGGCCCTTCGTCGGCAATACCCACTCGGAGTCGAGCGCCACCGGCTCGGCGATGACCGTCGCCTACCACGAGGCGCACCGCGTTCTCAAGGCGCACGTGCACGCGGGGCCGGAGGACCTGATCCTCACCACCGGGTCGGGGATGACCGGCGGGATCAACAAGTTCCAGCGCCTGCTCGGGCTCAAGGCGCCCGAGGCGCTGCGGCGCCACATCCAGCTCGCGGAAGCGGAGCGGCCGGTGGTGTTCGTGACGCACCTGGAGCACCACTCCAACCACACTTCCTGGTACGAGACGATCGCCGATGTGGTGGTGATCCCGCCCGACGCCCGGGGGATCGTGGACCTCGCCGCGCTGGAGGAGCTGCTCCACCGCTACCGGCACCGGCCGTTCAGGATCGGGGCGTTCAGCGCCTGCTCGAACGTGACCGGCGTCGAGACGCCCTACCACGCGATGGCGAAGCTGATGCACCGCGCGGGTGGCGTCGCGTTCGTGGACTGGGCCGCCTCCGCGCCCTACGTCTCGCTGGACATGCACCCGGCGGACCCCGAGGAGCGGCTCGACGCCGTGCTGTTCTCGCCGCACAAGTTCCTCGGCGGGCCCGGGTCGGCAGGCGTGCTGATCTTCGCCCGCGATCTCTACCACAACCGGGTGCCGGACGAATCCGGCGGCGGCACGGTGGCCTGGACCAACCCGTGGGGAAAGTACGCCTTCCTCGACGATCCCCAGGCGCGGGAGGACGCCGGCACGCCGGGGTTCCTGCAGGCGATCAAGGCCGCACTGGCGGTGCGGCTCAAGGAGGCGATGGGCGTCGAGGCGATGACCCGCCGCGAGCGGTTCCTCGTGCCCTTCGTCCTGGATCAGCTGGAGGCGATCCCGGGCGTGCACGTCCTGGCCCGGGGGTGCCGCGAGCGCCTCGCGATCGTTTCGTTCTACGTCGAGGACCTGCACTACAACCTGGTCGTCCGGCTGTTGAACGACCGGTTCGGCGTGCAGTCGCGCGGCGGCTGCTCCTGCGCGGGCACCTACGGGCACTACCTCCTGAACGTGGATCCCTCTCGGTCGAAGCACATCACGGACCGCATTGACGCCGGCGATTTCTCGGAGAAGCCGGGCTGGGTGCGGCTGTCGTTCCACCCCACGACCACGATGGCCGACGTGGACCACTGCCTCGGCGCGGTGGCGGAGATCGTGCGCCACGCCGAGGACTGGTCCAGGGATTACCGCTACTCCTCCACCACCAACGAGTACGCGCACCGGGACGGCGACGCCGAGGCGCACACGCGCGTCAGCCGGTGGTTCGCCCTGGAGCCCCCGGGCCGGGACGCGTAGCTTCGGCGGCATGCACCCCCGCCGCATCCTGGTTCCCGTTCGACAATCCCTGAAGGCGTATTGGGGCACCGCGGTGCTGCTGGCCGCGACCGGCGCCGCCGCCCTGGCGGTGCTGGTGCCCGCGGCCGCGCTGGTGGGGCCGGGCGCCGGCCTCCCGGTGCGGCTGGGCGTGCCGGTCACCGGCGGCGCGGACTTCGGCGTGGTGTGGGGCGCGTTCGTGCAGACGCCCGACGCCATCCGGGCGTCGGCGCTGGGCAGCCTGGCGCACCTCCTGTTCGGCGTGGCCGCGGGCGTGGTGGCGGTGGCGTGGCTCACCACGATGTCGCTCTCGACCGCGCGCGCGACGGCCCGCGCCGGCGAGGTGGTGATCCGGCGGTCGGTCGGGGCCAGGCGGCTCGACCTCCTGGCGTCGGCGCTGCTCGAGGGCGGCGCCATCGCGGCGGTCGCGCTGGTGATCGGCGGCGTGACGGGACTCGCGGCCGCGCGCGTGGCGCTCGGCGCGTGGCCGGGGGCGGCCGGGCCGGCGGCGGCGGGGCCCGGCGTCCTGGCGGTGGGCGTGACGCTGGCCGGCATCGTGCTCGGGGCCCTGTTGTCGCTGGCGGCCGCGCGTCCGGGCGCCCGGCTCGTCGTGGCGGAGGAGGCGCCGCTCGGCCTCGCGGTGCCGGTGGTGCAGCTGGGGCTGAGCCTCACCGTGCTCGTCGTCGGCTCGCTGCTGAGCCGAGGCGCCGCCGCGACGAGCGGCGCCGCGGGGACCGGCGCGAACGGCCAGGTGCTCGAGGTCACGACGGCCGACACGCCGCCCGAGCAGCGCGCCGCCGCGTACGCCGCGGCGCTGGCGGACCTCTCGCGCGACCCGACGGTGGCGGTGGCGAGCCTGGGGAGCCGGGGCCTGATCACGGGGCTCGGCCCGATCGACGTCACCGAGACCGACTGCGGGCAGTGCCGCTGGAGCAACGGTTGGCTGGAGTTCCACACCTTCTTCGCGGCCCATTTCCTGGTCAGCGCCGACAGCTTCCGCGCCCTCGGCCTTCCGCTGCTCTCGGGCCGCGGCTTCACGAGCGCGGATCGCTGGGGCGGTCCGCGGGTGGCCGTGGTGAGCCGGACGCTCGAGCGTCTGCACTTCCAGCCGTCGGGTGCGCTGGGGCGGACGCTGCACCTGGGACACGATCCCGACGGCAACTACACGGTGGTCGGCGTGGTCGCGGACCGGCGGCCGGTCGGGCTCGGCGGCGCGAGCGTGCCGCTCGAGGCGGTCTACCTCAGCGTGCTCCAGCATCCGGCGCCCGCGGTCGAGCTGCTGGTGCGGGCGGCGCGGCCCGGGGGCGAGGCGGCCGGGAGCCGGGCGCTGCGGGGCGCGCTGGGATCGCGGCTCGCCGCCGTGACGCGGATGAGCGAGGCGGGGCTCCTCGCGGGCGAGGCCGCGCCGCTCCGCTGGTTCGCGCGGCTCGTGGGCGCCACGGGATGGGCGCTGCTCCTGATGGCGGTGATCGGCACGTTCGCCGTCATGTGGCTGTGGGTGACGGCGCTCCTCCGGGAGCTGGGCGTGCGGCGCGCGCTCGGCGCGCGGCGCCGCGACGTGCTCGGCTTCGTGCTCGCGCG
This region includes:
- a CDS encoding sigma-70 family RNA polymerase sigma factor, whose protein sequence is MSEASSLEAAAADLVPRARRGDAGALEQLLGRCRGTVFQWALVQTGEAADAEDVTQEVLIRLHGSLHRFAGRSRFTTWLFQVTRNEASNLRRRLGSRRRLAEAATREAEAEPVTTDDPADRVHAARVAAFAEGLMRSLPRRQREVFHLADLEGCTVAEIAERLGTSPVTARVHLFHARRAVRAGILERWPELAAEEGR
- a CDS encoding DUF2784 domain-containing protein; this encodes MPYGWLADLVLAAHLAFVGFVVAGGLLVLRRPTLAWVHLPCTAWAVVVEFAGIVCPLTPLEVRLRMSGGEAGYAGDFVGHYVTALLYPAGLTRGLQVALGGIVLLLNVAVYGLLLARRRRAPARVHAEAQSSAQDRGPGDRGLA
- a CDS encoding aminotransferase class V-fold PLP-dependent enzyme, giving the protein MAAPLRRAPEPAPAPADALEAYFEPFRANTIGHDQVFRSPYGEQRIVYADWTASGRLYGPIERRLLEDFGPFVGNTHSESSATGSAMTVAYHEAHRVLKAHVHAGPEDLILTTGSGMTGGINKFQRLLGLKAPEALRRHIQLAEAERPVVFVTHLEHHSNHTSWYETIADVVVIPPDARGIVDLAALEELLHRYRHRPFRIGAFSACSNVTGVETPYHAMAKLMHRAGGVAFVDWAASAPYVSLDMHPADPEERLDAVLFSPHKFLGGPGSAGVLIFARDLYHNRVPDESGGGTVAWTNPWGKYAFLDDPQAREDAGTPGFLQAIKAALAVRLKEAMGVEAMTRRERFLVPFVLDQLEAIPGVHVLARGCRERLAIVSFYVEDLHYNLVVRLLNDRFGVQSRGGCSCAGTYGHYLLNVDPSRSKHITDRIDAGDFSEKPGWVRLSFHPTTTMADVDHCLGAVAEIVRHAEDWSRDYRYSSTTNEYAHRDGDAEAHTRVSRWFALEPPGRDA
- a CDS encoding FtsX-like permease family protein encodes the protein MHPRRILVPVRQSLKAYWGTAVLLAATGAAALAVLVPAAALVGPGAGLPVRLGVPVTGGADFGVVWGAFVQTPDAIRASALGSLAHLLFGVAAGVVAVAWLTTMSLSTARATARAGEVVIRRSVGARRLDLLASALLEGGAIAAVALVIGGVTGLAAARVALGAWPGAAGPAAAGPGVLAVGVTLAGIVLGALLSLAAARPGARLVVAEEAPLGLAVPVVQLGLSLTVLVVGSLLSRGAAATSGAAGTGANGQVLEVTTADTPPEQRAAAYAAALADLSRDPTVAVASLGSRGLITGLGPIDVTETDCGQCRWSNGWLEFHTFFAAHFLVSADSFRALGLPLLSGRGFTSADRWGGPRVAVVSRTLERLHFQPSGALGRTLHLGHDPDGNYTVVGVVADRRPVGLGGASVPLEAVYLSVLQHPAPAVELLVRAARPGGEAAGSRALRGALGSRLAAVTRMSEAGLLAGEAAPLRWFARLVGATGWALLLMAVIGTFAVMWLWVTALLRELGVRRALGARRRDVLGFVLARAAVVAVAGVAFGAWAGLMAWDALTAAVAGLPAWDPRAVAGYGALLVAATLAGTLLPAWRAARAAPARLLATP